The Euzebya sp. DNA window CGGACGACCCCCGACGACCCGTCATCGCGCAGGCGATCGCGGACGTCCCGACGGCCATGTGGCTGAACGGGGCGGCGGACGACGCCGCGCGCCTCGGCGACCTGATCGCGGCGGGTGAGGGGGAGGGACGGCTCCCGGTCGCCGTCATGTACCACATCCCGGGACGCGACTGCGGTCGCTACAGCGCGGGCGGGGCGGGCGGGAGCGACGCGTACCGCAAGTGGGTCGACGGCCTGGTCGCGGCGATCGGCGACTCACCCGTGCTCGTGGTCGTCGAGCCGGACGCCCTCGCCCAGCTCGACTGCGTCCCCGAGGACCTCCGCGAGGATCGGCTGGCGCTGCTCCGCCACGCGGTGTCAGCGCTGTCCGCCGCACCGGTGGCGTGGGCCTACCTCGACGCGGGGCACTCCGACTGGCACCCGCCGTCGGTGATGGCCGATCGCCTCCTCGCAGCCGGCGTCGCCGACGCCCACGGGTTCACGACCAACGTGTCCAACCACCAGACGACCGCCGACGAGCGCGCCTACGCCGCGGGGGTGGACGCCCACCTGGTCGAGGCCCTCGGCACGTCGCGCGCCCACGCGATCGACACGGGCAGGAACGGGAACGGCTCGGACGGCGAGTGGTGCAACGCGGCGGGGCGGGCGATCGGCGCCGGCCCGCAGGTCGCCCCGGAGCACCCCGACGAGCTCTGGCTGTGGATCAAGCCGCCCGGCGAGTCCGACGGCGACTGCGGGATCGGTCGGGGCACGACAGCCGGCCAGTTCGTCCCCGACATCGCGGTGGAGCTGGCCGCGGGCTGACGGGATGGATTCGACACCTCCACGCCGCCGGCGGGGATGGATTCGACATCCAGGCCCGCCCCCTCACCCCCTCGGGTCAGGTTGATGATCGTCGCGGGCCAGCTCCCGCCCCGCGGTGGCGCGCCATCGCTGACCGGCCTGCCCCCACGATGGTGTCGAATCCATCCACGGGACCCCGGCGACGGTGTCGAATCCATCGCCCGGACCGCCCTCCCCCGACCCCTCCACGGCGACGGGCACCGGGACTAGAGTCCCCGGGCATGGCAGACCCCACCGAGGAGCTGTACGCGACCGACGCCTACCTGCGGGCCTTCGAGGGGCGGGTGGTCGAGGTCGACGCGGACGCCCACCGCGTCGCGCTGGACCGCACGGCGTTCTACCCCGGCGGCGGGGGCCAGCCGGCCGACCGGGGCGAGCTGGTCTGGGACGGTGGCCGGGCGTCAGTCGCGAAGGTCGGCCGTGACGGCGGGGTGGTCTGGCACCAGCTCGACGCGGACGACCCCCTCCCGGACCCGGGCACGGAGCTCGAGGGCACCCTCGACTGGGACCGCCGCCACCAGCTGATGCGCACCCACACCGCGCTGCACGTGCTGTGCGGGGTGATCTGGGCGGACTACGGCGTCGCGGTGACCGGCGGGAACATGGAACCGCTCAGCGGGCGGCTCGACTTCGAGCTCGATGCGATGTCCGCCGAGCTCGGCCGCCACGTC harbors:
- a CDS encoding glycoside hydrolase family 6 protein, with amino-acid sequence MPRLAARLLVAVVAVMALASPAVALPWPGHYVRGGEVAPPPGPALLVAAGGVQPAPTQARAWVAGNPDDPRRPVIAQAIADVPTAMWLNGAADDAARLGDLIAAGEGEGRLPVAVMYHIPGRDCGRYSAGGAGGSDAYRKWVDGLVAAIGDSPVLVVVEPDALAQLDCVPEDLREDRLALLRHAVSALSAAPVAWAYLDAGHSDWHPPSVMADRLLAAGVADAHGFTTNVSNHQTTADERAYAAGVDAHLVEALGTSRAHAIDTGRNGNGSDGEWCNAAGRAIGAGPQVAPEHPDELWLWIKPPGESDGDCGIGRGTTAGQFVPDIAVELAAG
- a CDS encoding alanyl-tRNA editing protein, encoding MADPTEELYATDAYLRAFEGRVVEVDADAHRVALDRTAFYPGGGGQPADRGELVWDGGRASVAKVGRDGGVVWHQLDADDPLPDPGTELEGTLDWDRRHQLMRTHTALHVLCGVIWADYGVAVTGGNMEPLSGRLDFELDAMSAELGRHVEQRINDEIARAREIAVEFVGRSAADADPALIRTKANLIPALIDPLRVIDIRGLDRQ